One region of Mycolicibacterium insubricum genomic DNA includes:
- a CDS encoding DUF5703 family protein has protein sequence MPAAWEADLSDEYEWIPLRLPPDVTRLTASTRLSIEAAYRGWELTKVRLYSDGSRRVLLRRKKIRLNPLADTVMGP, from the coding sequence ATGCCGGCCGCCTGGGAAGCCGATCTGTCCGACGAGTACGAGTGGATCCCGTTGCGGCTGCCGCCGGACGTCACCCGGCTGACCGCCTCCACCCGACTGTCCATCGAGGCGGCCTATCGCGGCTGGGAACTGACGAAGGTCCGGCTCTACAGCGACGGTAGCCGCCGGGTTCTGCTGCGCCGCAAGAAGATCCGGTTGAATCCGCTGGCCGACACGGTGATGGGACCCTAG